The following nucleotide sequence is from Microbacterium arborescens.
AAGGCGGTCGTCCTCGGGCCGACCGATCCTCGGGGTGTCGCTGCGCGCGTCAAGTCACAGCTCGGTGGTATCGCTGAGGTGGCCGTCGTCGACATCAACGACATCGGCGGCAACATCCTCGGATCGACGCTCGACAAGGCCGGAGAGCAGCGGCTCGTGCGGATCCTGCGCGACAACCCGCTGGGTCAGGGCCACGAGTCGACGCCGCTCGGTGTCATCCGCGAGGTCTGACATGGGCGCGGTGAATCGGCTCTACCGGCGTGCGCGCTTCTTCGTCCGGCGTGTCGTGTCGTTCGACCGCGAGCGCGTGCTGCAGTTCGCCCGCCAGTCCGCCGCGCTCTCGAAGGCGCCGGTCTGGTGGGTCGCCGCCGACATGGCGTGGTGCGCGGTCCGTTATGAGACGACGTTCGAGAACTACTCCGAGTGGGACTTCCGCATCCTCAAGGCTCGCGAGCGCCGGACGTACATGACCGACCCGAAGTCGTTCCACCTGTCGCGGCGTCTCAACGACAACTCGGTGCGCGGTGTCTTCGACGACAAGCTCCAGTTCGCGCACCGGTTCGGCGACGAGCTCGGACGCGCGTGGCTCGACGTCGCCGCTTCCGACACCGCGGCCCTCGCCGCGTTCCTCGACGGTCGCGACCGCGTCATCACGAAGAACCCCGGGGGAGTCGGCGGCAACGGCATCACGATGCGCGAGGTCGCCTCGATCGATGATGTCGCCGCGCTCCGCGAGGAACTCCTCGCTTCGGGCGAGACGCTCGTCGAGGAGGTGCTGGTCCAGCATCCGGAGATGGCGCGCCTCTATCCGGGCAGCGTCAACTCGCTGCGCGTCGTGACCTATCGCGATCCCGACGACGTCGTGCATGTCCTCGCTGCGGTCCTCAAGGTGGGCAACGGCGGAGTCATCGACAACTTCTCCAACGGCGGCATGTACACGATGCTCGACGATGCCGGTCGGGCTCTGCACGCGGCGAGCGACGAAGAAGGTCGTCCTTTCGAGACGCACCCGATCACCGGGGTGCCCATCACGGGTTACCAGGTTCCGTTGTACCCGCAGGTCCTCGAGCTCGTCGATCGCCTCGCCCGGCGGGTTCCGGAGATGCCGTACATCGGCTGGGACATCGCGATCACCCCCGAGCGACCCGTCGTGATCGAGGGCAACCACAACACGGGTGTGTTCCAATCGAAGCCGTCGGTATCGGGCATCAGGCGCGGGCTGCTTCCGCGATACCGCGCTGCCATGCGCTTCTGAGCGTCTGCTGATCCGCAACCGGAACACCGAGAACACGGAGAGAACGAGCAATGGGTCGATCACGCGTCCGGCTGGGCTACCTCCTCGACCGCGCCCGCAACGTCCGGGTCGGCAATCTCGTCGAGTTCGGCCGGCAGGTGCAGAAGGTGTCGAAGGCGCCGCTGCCGGTGATCATCGCCGACATGCTGTGGTGCTCCGTCAAGTACGACATGGGTTTCCGTGATTACGCGGTGTGGGACATCCGTCTGCTCAACGCCCGTGAACGTGCGACCTGGATGACGCACCCGAAGTCGTTCCGCATCACGCGCATGCACAACACCCCGGAGGGCCGGGCGAAGCTCGAGGACAAGCGCCGCTTCGCTCGCGAGTACGCCGACCTGCTCGGGCGCGAGACGCTCGATCTGCGGGATGTCGACGACGCCGAGCTCGGCGCGTTCCTCGCCCGCCATCCCAAGGTGCTCGCCAAGCCGCTCGACGGCCACGGCGGCGGTGGGATCACTCTGCACGAGAACGTGACGGATGCCGCCGCGTTCCGAGCCGAGGCGACGGCAGCGGGTCAGTCCATCGTCGATGAGTTCATCGTCCAGCATCCCGAGATGGCCTCGCTCTACCCCGACAGCGTCAACACGGTCCGGATGATCACGTTCCTCACCCCGGAGGGCGATGTCCGACTCCTCGCCGGCGTGCTGCGGATCGGCAACGGCGACGTCATCGACAACTTCGCCTCCGGCGGTATGTTCACGATGCTCGATGAGCACGGCGTCGCGCTCTACCCGGGGGTCGACAAGAACTCCAACGTCTACCGTGAACACCCGGTCACGGGTACCGAGATCGTCGGGTTCACGGTTCCGTTGTTCGACCAGGTGCTCGCTCTCACCGAGCAGCTCGCCCGCCGTACCCCGGAAGCGCCCTACGTCGGCTGGGACCTGGCGATCACGCCGAACGGACCGGTCGTCATCGAGGGCAACCACAACTCGAGCGTGTTCCAGCCCAAGCCCTCCGCCTCCGGCGTGCGCACCGGCCTGCTCCCCGTCTACCAGGCGGCCGTCGGCTTCTGATCCGCGACCGGGCGCGCGCAGCACCCGGCAACGCGAAAGCCCCGAGCGCGATGCTCGGGGCTTTCGTCGTGGAGCCGGCCTCAGCCGGCGGCGACCAGGCGAGAGGTCTCGTCGTGCCAGCTGGTGGCGACGGCGCGGAGCTTCTCCTCGTACTTGCGGCCGTGGTGTGCGCAGAAGAGCAGTTCGCTGCCGTTCACCTCTGCGGCGATGTAAGCCTGCGCGCCGCACGAGTCGCAGCGATCGGCCGCAGTCAGGCGGTGGTCGAGGACGGCGGTGCTCTCGGAAGTGTTCGTGGTCATAATGGGTGCCTCCTCGGTCGATCGGGTCGTGCAACTGAGTGCCTTCGATACAACCACGACCAGCCGGGGGTATGCCCCATTTGACGATCATTTCGCTCAGCGCGTACGCTCACCGCGCGCACGTCGGCCCGGGTCCGCTCTGCGCGCGTGTGTCCTCCCCGCCGTGTCCGCACCCGCGGATACTCTTGGAGATCGTGACTGCTGAGTATTCCGCCCACCACCTCCAGGTGCTCGAAGGGCTCGAGGCCGTCCGCAAACGCCCCGGGATGTACATCGGGTCGACCGACTCCCGGGGCCTCATGCACTGCCTCTGGGAGATCATCGACAACTCCGTCGACGAGGCCCTCGGCGGTTACGGTTCGCGCATCGACATCGTCCTCCATGCCGACGGCAGCGTCGAGGTACGCGATCGTGCCCGCGGCATCCCCGTCGACGTAGAGCCCCGTACCGGACTGACAGGCGTCGAGGTCGTTTTCACCAAGCTGCACGCCGGCGGCAAGTTCGGCGGCGGTTCCTACGCCGCGTCGGGCGGACTCCACGGTGTCGGCGCGTCGGTCGTGAACGCCCTCTCCGAGCGCCTCGACGTCGAGGTCGACCGTGCCGGCAAGACCTATGCCATGTCGTTCCACCGCGGCGAGCCCGGACTCTTCGCCGGTGACACACCGGATTCGGAGTTCACCCCGTTCGAGCGCGCGTCCGAGCTGCGCGTGGTCGGGAAGGCGCCCCGCGGTACGACCGGTACCCGCATCCGCTATTGGGCCGACCGTCAGATCTTCACGAAGGACGCCGCCTTCCACCTCGAAGAGCTCGTGCAGCGGGCACGGCAGACGGCGTTCCTCGTGCCCGGCCTCGAGATCGTCATCGTCGACGAGCGCGGCGAGGAGCGCGTCGAGACGAGCTACCGGTTCGACGGCGGCATCTCGGAGTTCGCCGAGTTCCTCGCCCCCGACGCGCCGATCACCGACACCTGGCGGCTGACGGGCTCGGGCACCTTCACCGAGACCGTTCCGGTGCTCCAGGCCAACGGCGCGATGGTGCCGACCGAGGTCGAGCGCTCGTGCGAGGTCGACATCGCGCTGCGCTGGGGCACGAGCTACGAGACCGTGACCCGGTCATTCGTGAACATCATCGCCACGCCCAAGGGCGGAACCCATCAGCAGGGCTTCGAGCAGGGTCTGATGAAGGTCATCCGCAGCCAGGTCGAGCAGAACGCACGGCGCCTGAAGGTCGGCAACGACAAGCTCGAGAAGGACGACATCCTCGCCGGGCTCACCGCGGTGCTGACGGTGCGGCTCCCCGAGCCCCAGTTCGAGGGGCAGACCAAGGAGATCCTCGGAACCCCGGCGGTGCGGCAGATCGTCGCCTCGGTGGTCACCAGCGAGCTGAGTGCGCTGTTCTCCTCCACGAAGCGCGACGACAAGGCGCAGACGGGGCAGCTGCTCGAAAAGGTCGTCTCCGAGATGAAGGCGCGCATCTCGGCGCGCACCCACAAGGAGACCCAGCGACGCAAGACGGCTCTCGAGTCGTCGTCGCTGCCGGCGAAGCTGGCCGACTGCCGCAGCAACGATGTCGCCGAGTCCGAGCTCTTCATCGTGGAGGGCGACTCGGCGCTCGGCACCGCCAAGCACGCTCGCAACAGCGAGTACCAGGCACTCCTCCCCATCCGTGGCAAGATCCTCAACGTCCAGAAGGCGTCGGTGAGCGACATGCTCTCCAACGCCGAGTGCGCCGCCATCATCCAGGTGATCGGTGCGGGCTCCGGGCGCTCGTTCGATCTGAGCGCCGCGCGCTACGGCAAGGTGATCCTGATGAGCGACGCCGACGTCGACGGTGCGCACATCCGCACGCTGCTGCTCACGCTGTTCTTCCGGTACATGCGGCCCTTGATCGAGGAGGGCCGGGTGTTCGCCGCGGTTCCTCCGCTTCATCGCGTCGTCGTCGTGAATCCGGGGTCGAAGCCCAACGAGACGATCTACACGTACTCCGAGGCCGAGCTCCACGCGCTGCTCGCAAAGCTGCGCAAGTCGGGCCGGAAGTGGCAGGAACCGGTGCAGCGATACAAGGGCCTCGGCGAGATGGACGCCGATCAGCTGGCGACGACCACGATGGACCGCGCCGGGCGCACGCTCCGCCGGGTCCGCGTCGAGGATGCCGACGCGGCCAATGCCGTCTTCGAGCTGCTCATGGGCAACGAGGTCGCCCCGCGCCGCGACTTCATCGTCACCTCGAGCGATCGCCTCTCGCGCGAGGCCATCGACGCCTGAGCGCCGCGCACCGGTCCGCGACGGCGGACGCGCGCGCGAGGTTCGGAGAATGCCGCGGATGTCGGAGCTGGCCCGGCTTTCGGTCCGAGATACGTGACATTCTCCGACGTTCGCCGCGGGAATCGTTCGACTCAGGCGATGACGGTGCCGACCGCGCCGATGACGCCGTCGAGGGGCTGGCCCGACGCGTCACGCTTCGCGCCGACCTCGGGGAGAGTCCGCGTCGCGCCGTCGGTGCCGACCGCGCGGGGTGAGTCTCCCACCCACGCGAGCGTCAAGGTGTCCTCGCCGCGAAGGAATCGCTGCGCACGGACACCGCCGGTCGCGCGTCCCTTCGGGGGGAACTCCGCGAAGGCCGAGACCTTGCCGCTACCGGCATCGGCGCCGGCGAGAGACTGCGTCGACCCCGCGATCGTGACGACGACGGTGTCCTCGGATGCCGTCACCGCGGTGAACGCGATGACGCGCTCTCCGTCCGCGACGCGGACACCCGCCATGCCGCCGGCAGCCCGGCCCTGCGGGCGCACGGCTGCGGCGTCGAACCGCAGCAGCTGAGCGTCGGAGGTGACGAAGACCAGCTCGGTGCCGTCCGGAGCAGGCGCAGCCCCCACGACGCGGTCGCCGGGCTTGAGCGAGATGATCTCGGCGTCGGGCTTGCCGGGCGCGAGCTCCGTGGCCGCGACGCGCTTGACGATGCCCTGCGCCGTGCCGATCGCGATCGGCGGCTCAGCCGTCAAAGACACGATCGCGACGACGTGCTCGCCGGCACCGAGGCCGAGGTACTGGTCGGCCTTCGACCCGGCCGCGAGCTGAACGCTGTTGCCGGGGACCGACGGCAGGTCGACGGGGGAGAAGCGGACGAGACGCCCCGTGCTCGTGACGGCGCCGAGGTCGCCGCGCACCGTCGCGTCGACGGCCGAACGGATCGCGTCGTGCTTGCTCCGCCGGGCGGGCGGAACGATGCCGCTGCTCAGCAGATCCTCGCCGATCTCGGCTCGCACCATCCGGCCGGTCGCGGACAGGAAGACGCGGCACGGAGCGTCGGCGATCTGCAGATCGGCGCCCGCCTTCTTTCCCGAGCGTGCGGTGACGGGGCCGCCGTTGAGGAGCAGGGTACGCCGGGGCGTGCCGTAGGTCTCAGCCGCGGCCTCGAGTTCGCGGGCGACCTGGGCGCGCAGCAGCACGTCGCTCGCGAGAAGCTCTTCGAGGTGCGCGATCTCGGCCTTCAGCTGATCGCGCTCGGTCTCGAGCTCGATGCGGGAGAACTTCGTCAGTCGACGCAGGCGCAGTTCGAGGATGTACTCGGCCTGCGGCTGGGAGAGGTCGAAGACGTCCATCAGGCGTCCGCGGGCCTGCTCGCCGTCGTCGGACGTGCGGATGACCTGGATGACCTCGTCGATGTCGAGGATCGCGATCAGCAGGCCCTCGACGAGGTGCAGGCGTTCCTGCTTGCGGGCCAGGCGGTAGCGGCTGCGCCGCGTGACGACCTCGATGCGGTGGTCGAGGTAGACGCGCAGGAGTTCTTTGAGTCCGAGTGTCTGAGGCTGGCCGTCGACGAGCGCGACGTTGTTGATGCCGAACGAGTCCTCGAGCGGGGTCAACCGGTAAAGCTGCTCGAGCACCGCGTTCGGGTCGAACCCGGTCTTGATCGTGATGACGAGGCGCAGCCCGTGATTGCGGTCGGTGAAGTCCTGGACGTCGGAGATGCCGGTCAGCTTCTTCGCGTTGACGGCATCCTTGATCTTCTCGATGATGCGCTCCGGGCCGACCATGTAGGGCAGCTCGGTCACGACGAGACCGGTGCGCCGCGGTCCGAGCGACTCGACCGAGACCTTCGCGCGGGTGCGGAAGGTGCCGCGGCCGTTGGTGTAGGCATCCTTGATGCCGTCGAGGCCGACGATCACGCCGCCGCCGGGCAGGTCCGGGCCCGGCACGAACTCCATGAGATCGTCGAGCGTCGCATCGGGGTTCTCGAGCAGGTGCACGGCCGCTGACACGACCTCGATGAGGTTGTGCGGGGCCATGTTCGTCGCCATGCCGACGGCGATGCCGGTCGTTCCATTGACGAGGAGGTTGGGATAGGCCGCCGGCAGCACCGCGGGCTGCTGGAACTGACCGTCGTAGTTCGGGATGAAGTCGACGACGTCCTCGTCGAGGTTCTCGGTGAGGGCGAGCGCCGAGGGAGCCAGTCGGGCTTCGGTGTAGCGGGCCGCGGCGGGACCGTCGTCGAGCGAGCCGAAGTTGCCGTGTCCGTCGACCAGGGGCACCCGGAGCGCGAAGTCCTGCGCGAGCCGGACGAGTGCGTCGTAGATCGCCGAATCGCCGTGCGGGTGGAGCTTACCCATGACCTCGCCCACGACGCGGGCGCTCTTGACGTGCCCCTTATCGGGTCGGAGGCCCATGTCGGCCATCTGGAACAGGATGCGCCGCTGCACGGGCTTCAAACCGTCGCGCGCGTCGGGCAGTGCCCGCGAGTAGATGACCGAGTAGGCGTACTCGAGGAATGATCCCTGCATCTCCGCCGAGACGTCGACGTCCTCGATGCGCTCCGGCTGGTCGGGGACGGGTGAAGCGGTGCGGGATGCGGCCATGGAGCTGTTCGGACCTCGATCGGGGATGGGAGTGCGGATGCCGTCTGTGCGAGACTGTCCGCGATGCCCTCAAGCCTACCGACCGACCCGCCCACGGCCCGGAGCCTCACCGGTGTGCTGCCGCAGCTGATCGCGTCCATGTCGGGTCGACACGACTGGTTCATGCCCGCCCGCTCGGCGATCGTCATCGTCGCCGACGGGCTCGGTCGCGGCAATCTCGTGCAGCGGGCGGCCTACGCCCGATTCCTCTGCGAGCGGATGACCAAGCGAGACGCCGCACGCACCGTCTTCCCGGCGACGACGGCGGCGGCGCTGACCAGTCTCTTCACGGGGGTGCTCCCGGGGGAGCACGGCATCGTCGGCTACCGCGTGAGGGTGCCGGGTACGGCATCCACTCCGAACCAGCTCACCGGATGGGAGGAGGACGGCCTCGACCCGCATGCGTGGCAGCGTTCTCAGCCCGTGTTCGAGCGCGAGGCGGCGAGCGGGAGGCGGTGTTTCGTCGTGAGCCGTGCGCAGTACGCCACCACCGGCTTCACCGCGGCGACCGTCCGCGGTGCCGAGTTCGTCGCGGCATCGGGAATCGGCGAGCGTCTCGCCTTGGCGGAGGCGCTCGCGGGAGCGCACGAGGGCGCGCTCGTCTACGTCTACATCCCGGAGCTCGACATCATCGGGCACGCGCACGGCTGGGAGAGCGACCGCTGGGCCGCGCAGCTCGAAACGCTCGATGGTGAGCTCCGCCGGTGGGATCATCAGCTGGCATCGGGCATCGGCGCCGTGCTGACGGCTGACCACGGCATGATCGACGTCCCGGCGCACCGCCACGTGCTGCTCCGCGACGGCGACGAGCTGCTCGACGAGGTCGAGCTCGTCGCGGGCGAGCCGCGCATGCTCCACCTCTATACGGTGGAGGGATCCGTCGAGCGTGTGGCGGCGCGATGGCGTGAGTCGGAATCCGGCCGGTCATGGGTGATGACCCGCGACGAGGCGGTCGAGGCCGGGCTCTTCGGTGCGGTGGACCCGGCGGTGGTGCCGCGTATCGGCGATGTCCTCGTCGCGGCGCGCTCGGGCGTCGCGTACTACGACGACCGTCTCGCAGACAAGAAGCCGCAGCGGATGATCGGGCAGCACGGCTCGCTCACCGATCAGGAGCGCATCGTCCCCCTGGTCCGTTTCGGCGCCTTCGCCTGACCGTTCAGGCGAGAGCGTTCAGGCGTCTTCGCTGCGCGCGCCGAAGACGATCTCGTCCCACGACGGCATCGACGTGCGGCCGCCGCGGCGGCGCGTCTCCGGTGCCGCATCCTCATTCGAGTCGTCCGCGGTGGGCGTCTCCGGCTCGGGGGCGGGGTCGGCGGGCTCGCGATAACCGGGCTCGAGCGCATCGAACAACGCGACCGGTGTGCGCTCACGGGTCTCCGTGCCGCGATCGTCGCCGGGCATCGGCTCGCGCTGACCACGGCGCCGGCGGAGAGCCTCGAGCAGATCGGCGGTCTCGGACGAGGTCACGACGGGCTCGGGTGCGCGCTTGATGGCGGCATCCTTCGCACTCGTGCTGCGCAGAGCGCCGGACGGAGCGGCCTCCGGCTCGGCGGCAGCATGCCGCGGACCGAACGCGCCGCTGTCGAACCGCGAGTCGTCCTTCGCCTGCGGGGTGTCGAGGGCGCGCAGTCGAGGAATCAGCCCCTCGGGCAGCGATCCCTGCCGCGACAGCTGGGTCGCATCGGAGTTGAGGGGAGCGAGCGACGAACGCCGCGGGTCGAAGGACCACCGCGCGTCGTGCTCGACCTCGTCGACGGTGAACTCGAGCTTCACGATCCAGCCGTCGGGCTCGCGCCAGCTGCTCCACCGCTCGCCGGCGGCACCCGCCTCGGCGAGCTTCGTGCGCACGGCGGTGCCGAAGGTCGGCTGCGCGTCGGGCTCGAGCTCACCTGCGATGAGGACCGGTACCGCGAGCGCCTGCCCGACGATGTGCTCGCGCTCGGCGATGATCGGCCGCTCGTATCGCACGACATCCTCGACCCGGATGCCGAGGAGGGTGGCGACATCCGCGGCGCTCATGCCGGCCCGGATGTGCGACTGGATCTCGCGCGGGCTGGGGCGGGGCGCGCGCGGTTCGTCCGCCGGGCGAGCGCGGCGCAGTTGTGCGCGCAGCGTCTCGTTCACCGGCAACGCGAAGCGCTCCCCGGACTCGGTGGCGAG
It contains:
- a CDS encoding DNA gyrase/topoisomerase IV subunit A; translated protein: MAASRTASPVPDQPERIEDVDVSAEMQGSFLEYAYSVIYSRALPDARDGLKPVQRRILFQMADMGLRPDKGHVKSARVVGEVMGKLHPHGDSAIYDALVRLAQDFALRVPLVDGHGNFGSLDDGPAAARYTEARLAPSALALTENLDEDVVDFIPNYDGQFQQPAVLPAAYPNLLVNGTTGIAVGMATNMAPHNLIEVVSAAVHLLENPDATLDDLMEFVPGPDLPGGGVIVGLDGIKDAYTNGRGTFRTRAKVSVESLGPRRTGLVVTELPYMVGPERIIEKIKDAVNAKKLTGISDVQDFTDRNHGLRLVITIKTGFDPNAVLEQLYRLTPLEDSFGINNVALVDGQPQTLGLKELLRVYLDHRIEVVTRRSRYRLARKQERLHLVEGLLIAILDIDEVIQVIRTSDDGEQARGRLMDVFDLSQPQAEYILELRLRRLTKFSRIELETERDQLKAEIAHLEELLASDVLLRAQVARELEAAAETYGTPRRTLLLNGGPVTARSGKKAGADLQIADAPCRVFLSATGRMVRAEIGEDLLSSGIVPPARRSKHDAIRSAVDATVRGDLGAVTSTGRLVRFSPVDLPSVPGNSVQLAAGSKADQYLGLGAGEHVVAIVSLTAEPPIAIGTAQGIVKRVAATELAPGKPDAEIISLKPGDRVVGAAPAPDGTELVFVTSDAQLLRFDAAAVRPQGRAAGGMAGVRVADGERVIAFTAVTASEDTVVVTIAGSTQSLAGADAGSGKVSAFAEFPPKGRATGGVRAQRFLRGEDTLTLAWVGDSPRAVGTDGATRTLPEVGAKRDASGQPLDGVIGAVGTVIA
- a CDS encoding DNA gyrase/topoisomerase IV subunit B, coding for MTAEYSAHHLQVLEGLEAVRKRPGMYIGSTDSRGLMHCLWEIIDNSVDEALGGYGSRIDIVLHADGSVEVRDRARGIPVDVEPRTGLTGVEVVFTKLHAGGKFGGGSYAASGGLHGVGASVVNALSERLDVEVDRAGKTYAMSFHRGEPGLFAGDTPDSEFTPFERASELRVVGKAPRGTTGTRIRYWADRQIFTKDAAFHLEELVQRARQTAFLVPGLEIVIVDERGEERVETSYRFDGGISEFAEFLAPDAPITDTWRLTGSGTFTETVPVLQANGAMVPTEVERSCEVDIALRWGTSYETVTRSFVNIIATPKGGTHQQGFEQGLMKVIRSQVEQNARRLKVGNDKLEKDDILAGLTAVLTVRLPEPQFEGQTKEILGTPAVRQIVASVVTSELSALFSSTKRDDKAQTGQLLEKVVSEMKARISARTHKETQRRKTALESSSLPAKLADCRSNDVAESELFIVEGDSALGTAKHARNSEYQALLPIRGKILNVQKASVSDMLSNAECAAIIQVIGAGSGRSFDLSAARYGKVILMSDADVDGAHIRTLLLTLFFRYMRPLIEEGRVFAAVPPLHRVVVVNPGSKPNETIYTYSEAELHALLAKLRKSGRKWQEPVQRYKGLGEMDADQLATTTMDRAGRTLRRVRVEDADAANAVFELLMGNEVAPRRDFIVTSSDRLSREAIDA
- a CDS encoding sugar-transfer associated ATP-grasp domain-containing protein, which encodes MGAVNRLYRRARFFVRRVVSFDRERVLQFARQSAALSKAPVWWVAADMAWCAVRYETTFENYSEWDFRILKARERRTYMTDPKSFHLSRRLNDNSVRGVFDDKLQFAHRFGDELGRAWLDVAASDTAALAAFLDGRDRVITKNPGGVGGNGITMREVASIDDVAALREELLASGETLVEEVLVQHPEMARLYPGSVNSLRVVTYRDPDDVVHVLAAVLKVGNGGVIDNFSNGGMYTMLDDAGRALHAASDEEGRPFETHPITGVPITGYQVPLYPQVLELVDRLARRVPEMPYIGWDIAITPERPVVIEGNHNTGVFQSKPSVSGIRRGLLPRYRAAMRF
- a CDS encoding DUF7455 domain-containing protein, whose translation is MTTNTSESTAVLDHRLTAADRCDSCGAQAYIAAEVNGSELLFCAHHGRKYEEKLRAVATSWHDETSRLVAAG
- the sepH gene encoding septation protein SepH, with amino-acid sequence MEQLKVIGTEEGILVLATESGERFALPVNETLRAQLRRARPADEPRAPRPSPREIQSHIRAGMSAADVATLLGIRVEDVVRYERPIIAEREHIVGQALAVPVLIAGELEPDAQPTFGTAVRTKLAEAGAAGERWSSWREPDGWIVKLEFTVDEVEHDARWSFDPRRSSLAPLNSDATQLSRQGSLPEGLIPRLRALDTPQAKDDSRFDSGAFGPRHAAAEPEAAPSGALRSTSAKDAAIKRAPEPVVTSSETADLLEALRRRRGQREPMPGDDRGTETRERTPVALFDALEPGYREPADPAPEPETPTADDSNEDAAPETRRRGGRTSMPSWDEIVFGARSEDA
- a CDS encoding sugar-transfer associated ATP-grasp domain-containing protein, whose protein sequence is MGRSRVRLGYLLDRARNVRVGNLVEFGRQVQKVSKAPLPVIIADMLWCSVKYDMGFRDYAVWDIRLLNARERATWMTHPKSFRITRMHNTPEGRAKLEDKRRFAREYADLLGRETLDLRDVDDAELGAFLARHPKVLAKPLDGHGGGGITLHENVTDAAAFRAEATAAGQSIVDEFIVQHPEMASLYPDSVNTVRMITFLTPEGDVRLLAGVLRIGNGDVIDNFASGGMFTMLDEHGVALYPGVDKNSNVYREHPVTGTEIVGFTVPLFDQVLALTEQLARRTPEAPYVGWDLAITPNGPVVIEGNHNSSVFQPKPSASGVRTGLLPVYQAAVGF
- a CDS encoding alkaline phosphatase family protein, which gives rise to MPSSLPTDPPTARSLTGVLPQLIASMSGRHDWFMPARSAIVIVADGLGRGNLVQRAAYARFLCERMTKRDAARTVFPATTAAALTSLFTGVLPGEHGIVGYRVRVPGTASTPNQLTGWEEDGLDPHAWQRSQPVFEREAASGRRCFVVSRAQYATTGFTAATVRGAEFVAASGIGERLALAEALAGAHEGALVYVYIPELDIIGHAHGWESDRWAAQLETLDGELRRWDHQLASGIGAVLTADHGMIDVPAHRHVLLRDGDELLDEVELVAGEPRMLHLYTVEGSVERVAARWRESESGRSWVMTRDEAVEAGLFGAVDPAVVPRIGDVLVAARSGVAYYDDRLADKKPQRMIGQHGSLTDQERIVPLVRFGAFA